A single region of the Deefgea piscis genome encodes:
- a CDS encoding O-antigen ligase family protein has translation MEYVIYFGYFVALLVLVSAVGILIKGALHFGSSRENSALPLLLTYPILIVVALTTIFGGRDLSISADIIPVLQIKHPIVIWFSRLTNLFILLFSLERIVRYVFNPRSERVGSYWLLIAYLVFYATNLISPLLFGYRSFFANDQLYMLFVGVAVILATSDDMWNMIRHQRNALALFVFFSFIVLVVNPSMVTWSNYQGLIPGLSLRFSGLSNHPNVMGPLMVILLLLLFVKPFSNSWINRIVWVLGLAGLLLAQSKTAWLATLAALTYLTYTNYRQQVVERFFDFRRPALAASILSALMLILLVASAFIMFGKFSFVDQFLLTREGSDLLTMTGRTDIWQIALREWQLHPLFGYGLSLFDDFHRMQYALPAAVHAHSQFYQVLASAGVIGVFGLIFYMATLLILGIKVNNSSMGLSIALLIVISFRSVSEVPLALHGLGLEQVVQLLLLMVIAGSLRHIQATSTI, from the coding sequence ATGGAATATGTAATCTATTTTGGCTATTTCGTTGCGCTGCTGGTTTTGGTTTCTGCGGTTGGAATATTAATTAAAGGCGCATTACATTTTGGTAGTAGCCGTGAAAATAGTGCTTTGCCACTACTTTTGACTTATCCTATTTTAATTGTGGTTGCTTTAACTACTATTTTTGGTGGTCGAGATTTAAGTATATCTGCCGATATTATTCCAGTGTTACAAATAAAGCATCCGATTGTAATTTGGTTTTCTCGCCTTACTAATTTATTTATTTTGTTATTTTCGTTGGAGCGGATTGTTCGCTACGTATTTAATCCACGCTCGGAGCGAGTAGGCTCGTATTGGCTGCTGATTGCATATTTAGTTTTTTATGCAACAAATTTAATCTCACCATTGTTGTTTGGTTATCGCTCGTTTTTTGCTAACGATCAACTGTATATGTTGTTTGTCGGTGTGGCCGTCATATTGGCTACATCCGATGATATGTGGAATATGATACGGCATCAGCGCAATGCTCTGGCGCTATTTGTATTTTTCAGTTTTATTGTTTTGGTAGTTAACCCGAGCATGGTGACTTGGAGCAATTATCAGGGTTTGATCCCGGGGCTGTCATTACGCTTTTCTGGTCTTTCAAATCATCCCAATGTGATGGGGCCGTTAATGGTGATTTTATTACTACTGCTATTTGTTAAGCCCTTTAGTAATTCATGGATAAATCGAATTGTTTGGGTCTTAGGGTTAGCGGGCTTACTGCTTGCGCAATCAAAAACAGCTTGGTTAGCTACGTTGGCCGCATTAACTTATTTGACCTATACCAATTACCGCCAGCAAGTAGTTGAACGTTTTTTTGATTTTCGCCGTCCCGCGCTTGCTGCCAGCATATTATCGGCATTAATGCTTATTCTACTTGTTGCAAGTGCATTTATTATGTTTGGCAAATTTTCATTTGTTGATCAGTTTTTGCTAACTAGGGAAGGTAGTGATTTACTCACAATGACGGGTCGGACTGATATTTGGCAAATTGCGCTGCGTGAATGGCAACTACACCCATTATTTGGATATGGTTTAAGTCTATTTGATGATTTTCACCGAATGCAATATGCCTTACCTGCCGCTGTTCATGCACATAGCCAATTTTACCAAGTTTTGGCGAGTGCAGGCGTTATTGGTGTATTTGGTCTTATTTTTTATATGGCGACGTTATTAATACTCGGAATTAAAGTAAATAATTCAAGTATGGGATTGTCAATTGCGTTGCTTATTGTGATTTCTTTTCGAAGTGTGAGTGAAGTTCCATTGGCGTTACATGGGTTGGGCTTGGAGCAGGTGGTGCAATTATTATTGTTGATGGTGATCGCAGGGTCGCTTCGGCATATTCAAGCAACTTCTACGATTTAA
- a CDS encoding glycosyltransferase family 2 protein, whose protein sequence is MLISIVVPLFNKSDYILATLESILKQTYSNFEILIVDDGSTDDGAIKVKQVQDSRIQLIQVPNGGVARARNIGIEKANGDLVCFLDADDLYHPLYLQTIVSMAEQFPDHGWYSTAYRRLAVQQMSVEQLNTSGIDTSVEVTDFYNQKIKYGAFFCTNTVAIWRCHLSTMQPCFPIGESMAEDLDLWFRLAERFSLRHCSAELSAYRVGISNSLCANNTQTALWPAFLRLEQRALTGQISTELLDSAFRFVAYARIIEARKNLLNHSRLKCIQQLLRVYRGYRDKRWWVTWVLALCCSKKIIVYFEKNRMKSS, encoded by the coding sequence ATGTTGATTTCAATCGTTGTTCCTTTGTTTAATAAGTCTGATTATATCCTTGCAACATTAGAATCAATTTTAAAACAAACATATTCTAATTTTGAAATTTTGATTGTCGACGATGGCTCTACAGATGATGGGGCTATAAAAGTTAAGCAAGTACAAGATTCTCGAATTCAATTAATTCAAGTACCTAATGGTGGGGTGGCTAGGGCAAGAAATATTGGTATTGAGAAAGCAAACGGTGATTTAGTGTGTTTTTTAGATGCCGATGATTTATATCATCCATTGTATTTACAGACCATTGTTAGTATGGCGGAGCAATTTCCAGATCACGGCTGGTATAGCACAGCCTATCGACGATTGGCAGTTCAACAGATGAGTGTTGAACAACTTAATACCTCTGGAATTGATACCTCGGTAGAAGTTACTGACTTTTATAATCAAAAAATAAAATATGGTGCTTTTTTTTGCACCAATACAGTGGCAATTTGGCGATGCCACTTAAGCACTATGCAGCCTTGTTTTCCGATTGGTGAATCGATGGCGGAAGATTTGGATTTGTGGTTTCGCTTAGCCGAGCGGTTTTCATTACGCCATTGCTCGGCGGAGCTATCTGCCTATCGCGTCGGAATATCCAATAGCCTATGTGCAAATAATACGCAAACGGCGCTCTGGCCCGCATTTTTACGCTTAGAGCAGCGTGCTTTAACGGGGCAAATTTCGACTGAACTGCTTGATTCAGCTTTTAGATTTGTAGCTTATGCTCGAATTATTGAGGCACGAAAAAATTTGCTGAATCATTCAAGACTCAAATGCATTCAACAATTATTGAGAGTGTATCGTGGTTATCGGGATAAAAGATGGTGGGTGACTTGGGTACTCGCTTTATGCTGCAGCAAGAAAATAATTGTATATTTCGAAAAAAACAGAATGAAATCTTCTTAA
- a CDS encoding glycosyltransferase family 4 protein, whose translation MKILFAMRDALPPFRVDVKILFGKYLFNKGVSTHLVGRSKSGNFSPVEWNAGEVSVSSTDGEGKIKTFYCLLLESFFLLKFGRTADIIQVRDRIRLLPAAWLSSFLWNKPLVYWVSFPIVEGHRQVYLECKINYFLRRSILFLRYFSSKIIFYKLMPFCCDGIFVQSNAMKKAFCLIGMPEKKIMAVPMGVDLEMFSALNPDLADKKNQPLRLCYLGTIAKSRQSDFLLDVIVGVRKYIPDAQLLIVGSGLTSSEQSWFRSEIETRGIAGCVELTGWLPQNEGISLLSNADIGLSPIPRGKLFDVSSPTKAVEYLACGIPCVGNDIPDQKLVLEESGAGVCVEMNVDSFVNAIVDLWHMPDVREVMSVKARSYVLTNRNYAVLSEQVYSRYRELI comes from the coding sequence ATGAAAATATTGTTCGCGATGCGAGATGCTTTACCACCATTTCGTGTCGATGTAAAAATTCTTTTTGGTAAGTATTTATTTAATAAAGGAGTCTCTACGCATTTGGTTGGCAGATCGAAGTCTGGAAATTTCAGTCCCGTTGAGTGGAATGCTGGCGAAGTATCAGTTTCTTCCACAGACGGCGAAGGGAAGATTAAGACATTTTATTGCTTGCTATTAGAATCTTTTTTTCTTTTAAAGTTTGGACGTACAGCCGACATTATTCAGGTTCGTGATCGAATTCGATTGTTGCCGGCTGCATGGCTGTCGTCTTTTTTATGGAATAAACCTTTAGTCTATTGGGTATCATTTCCAATTGTCGAAGGGCATCGACAAGTGTATTTAGAATGCAAAATAAATTATTTTTTGAGGAGATCTATACTTTTTTTGCGATATTTTTCTTCAAAAATTATTTTTTACAAATTAATGCCTTTTTGCTGTGATGGTATTTTTGTGCAAAGTAATGCAATGAAAAAAGCATTTTGTTTGATTGGTATGCCTGAAAAAAAAATAATGGCTGTTCCTATGGGCGTAGATTTAGAAATGTTTTCTGCATTGAATCCTGATTTGGCAGATAAAAAAAATCAGCCACTAAGACTTTGTTATTTAGGGACGATTGCTAAATCACGGCAATCAGACTTTTTGTTGGACGTGATAGTAGGAGTTCGGAAATATATACCAGATGCTCAATTACTTATCGTGGGGAGTGGGCTTACATCGAGTGAGCAATCTTGGTTTCGTTCTGAAATTGAGACGAGGGGTATCGCAGGGTGTGTAGAGCTGACTGGTTGGTTGCCTCAAAATGAAGGTATATCGTTACTATCCAATGCTGACATAGGCTTGTCACCTATACCTAGAGGGAAGTTGTTTGATGTGTCCTCTCCAACAAAGGCTGTCGAATACCTAGCGTGTGGCATTCCATGTGTTGGCAACGATATTCCTGATCAAAAATTAGTATTGGAAGAGAGTGGGGCAGGTGTGTGTGTTGAAATGAATGTTGATTCATTTGTAAATGCTATTGTTGATTTATGGCATATGCCTGATGTTCGAGAAGTAATGTCAGTTAAAGCTAGATCCTATGTATTAACTAATAGAAATTACGCCGTATTATCTGAGCAAGTTTATTCTAGGTATCGTGAATTAATTTAA
- a CDS encoding serine O-acetyltransferase, which produces MLKLFRLANLLSRYRIPFFPKLIYYVNRIVFSVVLPASTQVGKNVIFGYQGLGIVIHPRVIIGDGVVVGTNVTIGGRSKIYAVPTIGENTIIGSGAKILGPIKIGRYVDIGANAVVVNDVPDYAVVVGIPAKIIRIKNIE; this is translated from the coding sequence ATGTTAAAGTTATTTAGGTTGGCTAATTTACTAAGTCGATATCGTATTCCTTTTTTTCCTAAATTAATTTATTACGTTAATAGAATAGTTTTTTCTGTTGTGCTTCCCGCCTCAACACAGGTTGGTAAGAATGTAATATTTGGATATCAAGGTTTAGGAATTGTAATTCATCCTAGAGTTATTATTGGCGATGGTGTTGTTGTTGGTACAAATGTCACGATTGGTGGTCGTAGCAAAATCTATGCAGTACCAACGATTGGCGAAAATACAATAATCGGTTCTGGTGCAAAGATATTAGGCCCTATAAAAATAGGCCGCTACGTAGATATTGGAGCAAATGCTGTAGTTGTAAATGATGTTCCAGATTATGCGGTTGTAGTTGGTATACCCGCTAAAATTATAAGAATAAAAAACATTGAATAG
- a CDS encoding serine acetyltransferase: MSSPMSNLKYDAFRVFGCFSILKIIKGFVFYRTFRPVVTMRLCQYVNTRNTLGRLVQPLFNLLHRIATGFAGIDFSWRTQIGGGFIFTHAWGAVINEKAIIGQNVTIFHGVTIGRLDKINADGERITGYPIVEDEVWIGPHAIIVGGIRIGRGSRIAGGTFINFDVPAYSVVSGNPGGLTKSNCIPDVYNRAPLDQY, translated from the coding sequence ATGTCTTCACCGATGAGTAACTTAAAATACGATGCGTTTCGAGTTTTTGGCTGTTTTAGTATTTTAAAAATAATTAAGGGTTTTGTTTTTTATCGCACATTTAGGCCGGTAGTAACGATGCGACTTTGTCAGTATGTTAATACTCGCAATACATTAGGTCGGTTAGTGCAACCTTTATTTAATTTACTACATCGTATTGCGACTGGTTTTGCGGGAATTGATTTTTCATGGCGAACTCAAATCGGAGGTGGTTTCATTTTCACCCACGCATGGGGGGCAGTCATTAATGAAAAAGCCATTATTGGGCAGAATGTGACTATTTTTCATGGTGTTACGATTGGTCGATTGGATAAAATTAATGCCGATGGTGAACGTATAACCGGTTACCCAATTGTTGAAGATGAAGTTTGGATTGGCCCACATGCAATTATTGTGGGTGGAATTCGTATTGGGCGAGGTAGTCGTATCGCGGGTGGTACTTTCATTAATTTTGATGTGCCCGCTTATTCTGTGGTATCTGGTAATCCGGGGGGGCTCACTAAATCAAATTGTATTCCTGATGTTTATAATCGGGCACCGTTAGACCAGTATTAA
- a CDS encoding heparinase II/III domain-containing protein, whose product MRLFYLVFFYLIASYSFADWIDTTDPLTVKAFPSQQAEIKQNPPQFRWPQPDRIPSGYEVQLLSSQGKSSSYTVARNWLLPSQIFAADTYSWRVRTTTAGAAWSDWRKFTIGVNADVFLVPEYNVLLSRLKAKSRPKSLPISSAGIEVWRQQVNSTRANAVLGLRNDVDRYMQQAILTDADMPLVAASVNESAWAASLTNIRQRVNAETAQLRNSALLWQITRDPRYFSEAVRRGNGLIALNLKGSTHFKNQDQATRAIAWGLVQANDLLALDLPSVTRTAWLNNAKSRTLDMYRDLANNYWRLDQRPFDSHGSTQYGYVAAISALLVGDVPEADIWFRDTFRAYAQYINPLGGEDGGYAGGSAYGEYSADVYLQLWDPISIATGVSFYDKPWSKGMLDFFAYFVPPGTPSHQFGDAAETKPVNQLLKAYASRFKSPLAAWYYRNLVGDESPSTLLSAPMPLPIDSLANTLPDVNSLYLPTTGWAAMHSELADRSRTSLYFKSSPYGSFNHSHGDQNTFTLVDKGRPIFVDSGVYDWYGSKHFYQWYRQTKAHNGITFDGGKGQIVDDDMGGMAAKGQITQYQFADNIDMVEGDAKQAYGGQLSQALRRIWFLRDQNLIVVWDKLKSPVARKFEWNLHANEAFDLSMPQQYILPNKDKPICINTVWPELTNAVQTSGYDVLPEVNSIPPVWHLRVSYGLALEQQFVHVINLDCLSSKPSYTFDFGRSQLLIADKAISF is encoded by the coding sequence ATGCGCTTATTTTATTTGGTATTTTTTTATTTAATTGCGAGTTATTCCTTTGCTGATTGGATCGATACTACTGATCCCCTCACTGTAAAAGCATTTCCTAGCCAGCAGGCTGAAATTAAACAAAATCCACCGCAATTTCGCTGGCCGCAGCCGGATCGAATTCCATCAGGGTATGAAGTTCAATTATTGAGTAGTCAAGGCAAAAGTTCTAGCTATACGGTGGCGCGAAACTGGCTGCTGCCGAGCCAAATTTTTGCTGCAGATACGTATTCTTGGCGAGTGCGAACGACTACGGCGGGGGCCGCTTGGAGTGATTGGCGCAAATTTACCATCGGCGTCAATGCGGATGTTTTTCTTGTCCCAGAATACAATGTGTTATTAAGCCGTTTAAAAGCCAAATCTAGACCAAAGTCTCTGCCGATTAGTAGCGCAGGGATAGAGGTTTGGCGGCAGCAAGTTAATTCAACTCGGGCTAATGCAGTACTTGGCCTGCGTAATGATGTTGATCGCTATATGCAGCAAGCCATTTTGACTGATGCAGATATGCCATTGGTTGCCGCAAGTGTGAATGAGTCCGCTTGGGCTGCTTCTTTAACCAATATTCGTCAGCGGGTGAATGCAGAAACAGCTCAATTACGTAATAGTGCCTTACTTTGGCAAATTACTCGTGACCCGCGCTATTTTTCCGAAGCAGTACGGCGTGGTAATGGACTGATAGCGTTGAATTTAAAGGGGTCTACCCACTTTAAAAATCAAGACCAAGCAACTCGTGCCATTGCATGGGGGCTAGTGCAGGCGAATGATTTATTGGCACTTGATTTGCCTTCGGTTACCCGCACGGCTTGGTTAAACAATGCCAAATCAAGAACATTAGATATGTATCGAGATTTAGCCAATAACTATTGGCGTTTAGATCAGCGGCCATTTGATTCGCATGGCTCGACGCAGTATGGCTATGTGGCCGCGATTTCTGCGTTGTTGGTTGGCGATGTGCCTGAAGCTGATATTTGGTTTCGCGATACCTTTCGAGCTTATGCGCAATATATCAACCCGCTGGGTGGTGAAGACGGCGGATATGCCGGAGGTAGTGCTTACGGAGAGTATTCAGCTGATGTGTATTTGCAGCTGTGGGATCCGATTTCTATCGCGACTGGGGTGAGTTTTTATGACAAACCTTGGTCAAAAGGGATGTTAGATTTTTTTGCTTATTTTGTTCCGCCTGGCACACCAAGCCATCAGTTTGGCGATGCCGCTGAGACTAAGCCCGTCAATCAATTATTAAAAGCCTATGCTAGTCGATTTAAATCGCCATTAGCGGCTTGGTATTATCGAAATTTAGTTGGTGATGAGTCACCAAGTACCTTGCTTTCAGCCCCAATGCCTTTGCCAATCGATAGCTTGGCCAATACCTTACCGGATGTGAATTCGCTGTATTTGCCGACGACAGGCTGGGCTGCGATGCACAGTGAATTGGCCGATCGCAGCAGGACTTCGCTGTATTTCAAATCCAGCCCTTATGGCAGCTTTAATCACAGCCATGGCGATCAAAATACGTTTACTTTAGTAGATAAAGGCCGCCCTATCTTTGTTGATAGTGGTGTTTATGATTGGTATGGCTCAAAGCATTTTTATCAATGGTATCGGCAAACCAAAGCGCACAATGGCATTACATTTGATGGTGGTAAAGGTCAGATCGTTGATGATGATATGGGGGGCATGGCCGCCAAAGGCCAAATTACTCAATATCAATTTGCAGATAATATCGATATGGTCGAGGGCGATGCCAAGCAAGCTTATGGCGGTCAATTAAGCCAAGCATTACGCCGGATTTGGTTTTTGCGGGATCAAAATTTAATTGTGGTATGGGACAAGCTCAAATCACCGGTGGCGCGAAAATTTGAGTGGAATCTACATGCGAATGAAGCATTTGATCTCTCGATGCCACAGCAATATATTTTGCCAAATAAAGATAAGCCAATTTGTATTAATACGGTTTGGCCAGAATTGACTAATGCGGTTCAAACGAGTGGCTACGATGTTCTGCCTGAAGTGAACTCAATTCCTCCTGTTTGGCATCTGCGGGTATCTTATGGCTTAGCGCTTGAACAACAATTCGTGCATGTAATTAATTTAGATTGTTTATCAAGTAAGCCTAGTTATACATTTGATTTTGGTCGGTCACAATTGCTTATTGCTGATAAAGCGATTAGTTTTTGA
- a CDS encoding phenylacetate--CoA ligase family protein, which produces MSFLIKETAKYILRDNFITEARVSKLLQRESLDFEEHHRIIRSKLLATLVAAQKLPAYEYLSKFKLTEDNVIEVLAEIPIVSKADLVEKRQDYYPMKRIWYASGVTSGSTGSPLDVYRSLDSIVWENAFVKRHWRWFGFKDGMPRAVLRGDIVVPLEQSKPPFWRHNRLNNQLILSSRHLKPNFAPSMIEQLKNFSPYMLQAYPSSAYILAQYVRDLGMEIKIPFVFTSSEVLYSFQRDLIQEYLGSTVIDLYGMAERIAFASECEHGYLHVDPDYSYVEIVDKDGVATNDYGAVVGTALNNLAMPLVRYKLTDITRWISGSCLCGRTSRRIEPVQGRISDQIFDSHGNAVSTSLLTFIFKDPKFIREAQVAQIDCGFWQLRIVPYPGFDQAVIEHLKSNVAKHIDKNLEVDVICVEEIARTKAGKFKWIVNEIKG; this is translated from the coding sequence ATGTCATTTTTGATTAAAGAAACAGCGAAGTACATTTTAAGAGACAATTTTATTACTGAGGCTCGTGTTTCGAAATTATTGCAACGAGAATCTTTGGATTTTGAAGAACATCATCGAATAATTCGGAGTAAATTACTTGCAACTTTAGTTGCGGCGCAAAAATTACCTGCATACGAGTATTTGTCAAAATTTAAGTTAACCGAAGATAACGTGATTGAAGTTTTGGCTGAGATTCCAATAGTCTCTAAAGCCGATTTAGTAGAAAAAAGGCAAGATTATTATCCTATGAAACGTATATGGTATGCCTCAGGAGTTACGAGCGGTTCGACAGGGAGCCCTCTCGATGTATATCGTAGTCTTGATTCAATTGTATGGGAAAACGCCTTTGTAAAACGTCATTGGCGATGGTTTGGATTCAAGGATGGCATGCCTAGAGCCGTATTACGTGGCGATATTGTGGTTCCATTAGAGCAATCTAAACCACCTTTTTGGCGTCATAACCGTCTTAATAATCAATTGATATTATCTTCACGTCATTTGAAACCAAATTTTGCTCCATCAATGATTGAGCAATTAAAAAATTTTTCACCATATATGCTGCAGGCTTACCCCTCTAGTGCTTATATATTAGCGCAATATGTTCGTGATTTAGGAATGGAAATTAAAATTCCATTTGTATTTACTAGTTCTGAAGTATTGTATTCTTTTCAAAGAGACTTAATCCAAGAATATCTTGGTTCTACTGTAATTGATTTGTATGGTATGGCGGAACGTATTGCTTTTGCTAGTGAATGCGAACACGGCTATTTACATGTTGATCCAGATTATAGCTATGTTGAAATTGTGGATAAAGATGGTGTTGCTACCAATGATTATGGTGCTGTTGTTGGCACGGCATTAAATAATTTAGCGATGCCATTGGTGCGGTATAAATTAACAGATATAACTCGGTGGATTTCTGGTAGCTGTCTTTGTGGTCGTACTTCCCGCCGGATTGAACCTGTGCAGGGCCGTATTAGCGACCAGATATTTGATAGTCATGGTAATGCAGTTAGTACTTCATTACTGACTTTTATATTTAAAGATCCAAAATTCATAAGAGAAGCACAAGTCGCACAAATTGATTGTGGATTTTGGCAGCTACGAATCGTTCCTTATCCAGGTTTTGATCAAGCAGTGATCGAACATCTAAAATCTAACGTAGCTAAACATATTGATAAAAACTTAGAAGTTGATGTGATATGTGTTGAAGAAATAGCAAGAACTAAAGCTGGAAAATTTAAATGGATTGTAAATGAGATTAAGGGGTAG
- a CDS encoding glycosyltransferase family 4 protein, giving the protein MSKAIAMIGTDPKGQGGIASVVRTYSDAGLFAKHHIYYINSHVAGSSYKKCMVFIYGLIQFLFYCCMGRVNIVHLQMASYGSFMRKFVFFLIARIFRIKTIVHIHGAEFELFYREKSREFQKKMVQYVLSNADVVIALSNKWNEQLRGICNKSNVITIYNPIASPAVSFAVREKNVLLFLGHVGDRKGTFDLIRAMPDVIKLNPAVQLKIGGTGQIEAARQLAVELKVEAHVEFLGWVVGEDKERLLNSATLLLLPSYNEGLPMSILEAMAHGLPVIASDVGGIPEALACCVTECIVQPGDVLDLANKINHLLSDDALREDIARKLQQTVVEKFDVEVVANELTQLYNRLLEVK; this is encoded by the coding sequence ATGAGTAAAGCCATTGCCATGATTGGTACTGATCCTAAGGGACAAGGAGGAATCGCTTCGGTGGTTCGGACTTATAGTGATGCTGGATTATTTGCAAAACATCATATTTATTATATTAATTCTCACGTTGCTGGTAGTTCATATAAAAAGTGTATGGTTTTTATTTATGGATTAATACAATTTTTATTTTATTGCTGTATGGGTCGAGTTAATATTGTGCATTTGCAAATGGCTTCGTACGGTAGTTTTATGAGAAAGTTTGTTTTTTTTCTTATTGCTAGAATATTTCGCATTAAAACAATTGTGCATATTCATGGTGCTGAATTTGAGCTTTTTTATCGAGAAAAAAGTCGTGAATTTCAGAAAAAAATGGTGCAGTATGTTTTATCTAATGCAGATGTCGTGATTGCGTTATCAAACAAATGGAATGAGCAGTTGCGCGGTATTTGTAATAAATCGAATGTGATTACGATTTATAATCCGATAGCTAGTCCGGCCGTATCTTTTGCTGTTCGTGAGAAAAATGTTTTGTTGTTTCTCGGACATGTCGGTGACAGAAAAGGCACTTTTGATTTGATTCGTGCCATGCCTGATGTAATTAAATTAAATCCTGCCGTTCAATTAAAAATTGGTGGCACGGGTCAAATTGAAGCGGCTCGCCAATTGGCGGTTGAATTAAAAGTCGAGGCGCACGTTGAGTTCTTGGGTTGGGTGGTGGGTGAGGATAAAGAGCGGCTGCTCAATTCGGCGACCTTATTACTACTACCTTCGTATAACGAAGGTTTGCCGATGTCTATTTTAGAGGCGATGGCACATGGCTTGCCGGTGATTGCTAGTGATGTGGGCGGGATTCCCGAGGCACTTGCTTGCTGCGTTACCGAATGCATTGTGCAGCCAGGCGATGTGCTTGATTTGGCAAACAAGATTAATCATTTATTGAGCGACGATGCTTTGCGTGAGGACATTGCACGCAAATTGCAGCAAACCGTGGTGGAGAAATTTGATGTTGAAGTCGTTGCCAATGAATTGACACAACTTTACAACCGTTTGTTGGAAGTGAAGTGA